Proteins found in one Triticum urartu cultivar G1812 chromosome 4, Tu2.1, whole genome shotgun sequence genomic segment:
- the LOC125552202 gene encoding selenoprotein K homolog, translated as MAYVERGVVKGKRTIWRLSIIPDFFKAIVNFIRMFFLTMFSIEKTDSYKKGYGSGKKWDGGPGGGGPGGGPYGGGGGGGGGPRGPRTLSDLRSNDQSSLPACGSCCG; from the exons ATGGCCTACGTCGAGAGAG GTGTTGTGAAAGGCAAACGGACAATCTGGAGACTAAGCATAATCCCTGACTTCTTTAAGGCTATTGTGAACTTCATCAGAATGTTCTTCCTCACAATGTTTTCT ATCGAGAAAACAGACAGCTATAAGAAAGGATATGGTAGTGGTAAGAAGTGGGATGGTGGACCTGGTGGGGGAGGTCCTGGTGGGGGTCCATATGgtggtgggggcggcggcggaggtggcccTCGCGGTCCTCGCACACTATCTGACCTCCGATCAAACGATCAGA GTTCCCTCCCTGCTTGTGGATCCTGCTGCGGATGA
- the LOC125552203 gene encoding probable BOI-related E3 ubiquitin-protein ligase 3 isoform X1: MAFFSHHHLQQPHPAAPPPQQQQQPPAPLSFRNALPVPIDGQIPAPLAFFNAPPAFPDQAGQPQMDAAGLTAAAGMGWRQPREQELLGENSQMSSIDFLQTGSAVSTGLALSLEDRRHGGGGAGAGNSSGDSPLLLLPMLDDDISREVQRLDADMDRFIRAQSERMRQSILEKVQAKQFEALASVEDKILRKIRDKESEVQNINKRNLELEDQIKQMAGEVGAWQQRAKYNESMISALKYNLEQVCAHQSKDFKEGCGDSEVDDTASCCNGGAVNLQLMPKENNHPKDLTACRVCKSSEACMLLLPCRHLCLCKECESKLSFCPLCQSSKILGMEIYM, encoded by the exons ATGGCCTTCTTCTCCCACCACCACCTCCAGCAGCCCCACCCCGCGGCGCCGCCaccgcagcagcagcagcaaccgcCGGCGCCCCTCTCCTTCAG GAACGCGCTGCCGGTGCCGATCGATGGACAGATCCCGGCGCCTCTCGCCTTCTTCAACGCGCCGCCCGCTTTCCCGGACCAGGCCGGGCAGCCACAGA TGGACGCGGCGGGGCTGACGGCTGCGGCGGGTATGGGGTGGAGGCAGCCGAGGGAGCAGGAGCTGCTGGGGGAGAACTCGCAGATGTCGTCCATCGATTTCCTGCAGACGGGCTCGGCGGTGTCGACGGGCCTGGCGCTCTCTCTGGAGGACCGGcgccatggcggcggcggcgctggcgcaGGGAACTCCTCGGGCGATTCGCCGCTGCTCCTGCTGCCGATGCTGGACGACGACATCTCCCGTGAGGTCCAGCGTCTAGATGCTGATATGGACCGCTTCATCAGGGCCCAG AGTGAGCGCATGAGGCAGTCTATATTGGAGAAAGTTCAGGCAAAGCAGTTTGAAGCGCTGGCCTCTGTTGAAGACAAGATCCTCCGAAAAATACGCGATAAAGAGTCAGAAGTGCAGAACATCAACAAAAGGAACCTGGAACTCGAGGACCAGATTAAACAAATGGCAGGGGAAGTTGGTGCGTGGCAGCAACGAGCTAAGTACAACGAGAGCATGATCAGCGCACTGAAGTACAACCTGGAGCAGGTATGTGCCCATCAGAGCAAGGACTTCAAAGAAGGCTGCGGCGACAGCGAGGTGGACGATACGGCATCCTGCTGCAACGGCGGGGCTGTCAATCTGCAGCTGATGCCCAAGGAGAACAATCACCCCAAGGATTTGACGGCCTGCAGGGTCTGTAAATCAAGCGAGGCGTGCATGCTCTTGCTGCCCTGCCGGCATCTTTGCCTGTGCAAAGAGTGCGAGAGCAAGCTGAGCTTCTGCCCCCTCTGCCAGTCTTCCAAGATACTTGGCATGgagatatatatgtga
- the LOC125552203 gene encoding probable BOI-related E3 ubiquitin-protein ligase 3 isoform X2, producing the protein MAFFSHHHLQQPHPAAPPPQQQQQPPAPLSFRNALPVPIDGQIPAPLAFFNAPPAFPDQAGQPQIVDAAGLTAAAGMGWRQPREQELLGENSQMSSIDFLQTGSAVSTGLALSLEDRRHGGGGAGAGNSSGDSPLLLLPMLDDDISREVQRLDADMDRFIRAQSERMRQSILEKVQAKQFEALASVEDKILRKIRDKESEVQNINKRNLELEDQIKQMAGEVGAWQQRAKYNESMISALKYNLEQVCAHQSKDFKEGCGDSEVDDTASCCNGGAVNLQLMPKENNHPKDLTACRVCKSSEACMLLLPCRHLCLCKECESKLSFCPLCQSSKILGMEIYM; encoded by the exons ATGGCCTTCTTCTCCCACCACCACCTCCAGCAGCCCCACCCCGCGGCGCCGCCaccgcagcagcagcagcaaccgcCGGCGCCCCTCTCCTTCAG GAACGCGCTGCCGGTGCCGATCGATGGACAGATCCCGGCGCCTCTCGCCTTCTTCAACGCGCCGCCCGCTTTCCCGGACCAGGCCGGGCAGCCACAGA TAGTGGACGCGGCGGGGCTGACGGCTGCGGCGGGTATGGGGTGGAGGCAGCCGAGGGAGCAGGAGCTGCTGGGGGAGAACTCGCAGATGTCGTCCATCGATTTCCTGCAGACGGGCTCGGCGGTGTCGACGGGCCTGGCGCTCTCTCTGGAGGACCGGcgccatggcggcggcggcgctggcgcaGGGAACTCCTCGGGCGATTCGCCGCTGCTCCTGCTGCCGATGCTGGACGACGACATCTCCCGTGAGGTCCAGCGTCTAGATGCTGATATGGACCGCTTCATCAGGGCCCAG AGTGAGCGCATGAGGCAGTCTATATTGGAGAAAGTTCAGGCAAAGCAGTTTGAAGCGCTGGCCTCTGTTGAAGACAAGATCCTCCGAAAAATACGCGATAAAGAGTCAGAAGTGCAGAACATCAACAAAAGGAACCTGGAACTCGAGGACCAGATTAAACAAATGGCAGGGGAAGTTGGTGCGTGGCAGCAACGAGCTAAGTACAACGAGAGCATGATCAGCGCACTGAAGTACAACCTGGAGCAGGTATGTGCCCATCAGAGCAAGGACTTCAAAGAAGGCTGCGGCGACAGCGAGGTGGACGATACGGCATCCTGCTGCAACGGCGGGGCTGTCAATCTGCAGCTGATGCCCAAGGAGAACAATCACCCCAAGGATTTGACGGCCTGCAGGGTCTGTAAATCAAGCGAGGCGTGCATGCTCTTGCTGCCCTGCCGGCATCTTTGCCTGTGCAAAGAGTGCGAGAGCAAGCTGAGCTTCTGCCCCCTCTGCCAGTCTTCCAAGATACTTGGCATGgagatatatatgtga